In Paramicrobacterium humi, the genomic stretch TCAGCCTGGGGCATGGTCCTCCTTCCCGTGATCTGCGTCGTCGGCTATGCGGTTCTGATGCTGATCATCCTGCTGTTCGCGGGAACCCGAGGGGGCAGCCTGTCGCCGGAGACCAACCGGCGAGTGCTCTTGAGCACGGCGCCGTTCCTCTCGGCGCTCATCACGATCGGAGTCGCGGGCAGTCTCGGCGACCAGCGCGGACTTGCCGACGCGCGACTCGCGCCGGGCGGCGGAATCTGGATGCTCGTCGGCGCAGCCGTAGGCGTCGTGCTCGCCGTCGTCGCCTGGTTCGCGCTCAAGCCCGAACGGGCGTGACCGCAGCAGCGTCGCGCGGCGGGTAGACTTGGGGCAGCGACAGCGATCCGGCATCACCGGGGAGTCTTCGGAAGAACGGCATCCGTGCCCAGTAGAACCGAACGGGTCTGGCCCGTCACAGCCAAAGAACGAGAGGCCCGTCCCGGCGGGCAAGTGAGGTGGTACCGCGGCGAGAGCCGTCCTCGCAGGAGCACAGACAACCTGCCAGGAGAGACATGCCGTACCCCAAGTCGAATGACGCCTCGCACACCGGTGAGGCCTTCGGCGTCACCCCGTCGCCGTCGTTCCCCGCGATCGAAGAGGACGTTCTCGCGTTCTGGGACGCCGACGGAACGTTCCAGGCGTCGATCGACCAGCGCGAGGGCGCTCCCGAGTGGGTGTTCTACGACGGCCCGCCGTTCGCGAACGGGCTCCCGCACTACGGGCACCTGCTCACGGGCTACGCGAAGGACCTCTTCCCGCGGTTCCAGACCATGCGCGGCAAGCAAGTGCACCGGCGGTTCGGCTGGGACACGCACGGGCTGCCGGCTGAGCTCGAGGCGGAGCGCCAGCTCGGCATCACGGACAAGAGCCAGATCGAGGAGATGGGCATCGCCGAGTTCAACGCGGCGGCGCGCGACTCGGTGCTGCGCTACACGAAGGAGTGGGAGAAGTACGTTACGCGTCAAGCGCGCTGGGTGGACTTCGAGAACGACTACAAGACGCTCGACATCTCCTTCATGGAGAGCGTGCTGTGGGCGTTCAAGCAGCTGTATGACAAGGGACTCGCGTACGAGGGCTACCGGGTTCTGCCGTACTGCTGGCGGGACCAGACGCCGCTGTCGAACCACGAGCTGCGCATGGACGACGACGTCTACAAGATGCGCCAGGACCAGACGGTCACCGTCACCTTCCCCCTGACAGGGGAGAAGGCCGTCGCGCTCGGCCTCACCGACGTGAAGGCGCTCGCGTGGACGACGACGCCGTGGACGCTTCCGACGAACCTCGCGCTCGTCGTGGGCCCCGAGATCGAGTACGCCGTCGTGCCTGCCGGTCCGAAGCCCGCTGGCGACCAGGCGCCGACGGGCGAGTATTTGCTCGCTCGGGATCTCGTCGCGAGCTATGCGAAGGACCTCGGGTACGAGTCGGCGGATGCCGCCCTTGCGGCGATCGGCCGCACGATAATCGGCGCCGAACTCGCGGACGTGCAGTACGAGCGCCTGTTCGACTACTACGCCGACACCGAGGCGTGGGGCACGCAGAACGCCTGGCGGATCCTCGTCGACGACTATGTCACGACGACCGACGGCACCGGAATCGTCCACCAGGCTCCCGCGTACGGCGAGGACGACCAGCGTGTCTGCGAGGCGGCGGGCATTCCCGTCATCCTCTCGCTCGATGAGGGTGGCAAGTTCCTGCCGAGCGTGCCTGACGTCGCCGGTCAGCTATGGTCCGACGCCAACAAGCCGCTCACCCGGCTCTTGCGGGACAACGGGCGACTCGTGCGGCAGGCGAGCTACGAGCACTCCTACCCGCACTGCTGGCGGTGCCGCAACCCGCTCATCTACAAGGCGGTGTCGAGCTGGTTCGTGCGCGTGCCCGCCTTCCGCGACCGGATGGTCGAGGTCAACCAGCAGATCAACTGGGTGCCGGAGAACGTCAAGGACGGTCAGTTCGGCAAGTGGCTCGCGAACGCCAGGGACTGGTCCATCAGCCGCAACCGGTACTGGGGCTCGCCGATCCCGGTCTGGAAGAGCGACGACCCGGAGTACCCGCGCGTCGACGTGTACGGCTCCCTCGACGAGCTCGAGCGCGACTTCGGGGTGCGGCCGACAGACTTGCACCGCCCGTACATCGACGAGCTCACGCGCCCGAATCCCGACGACCCGACCGGCAGGTCGACGATGCGCCGCATCACCGATGTGTTCGACGTGTGGTTCG encodes the following:
- a CDS encoding DUF1648 domain-containing protein, with product MRVREPVNAREVLVGIIIPCLIALVGAIIMVSWLPELPDPVAVHWGSGDAPDGFGSAWGMVLLPVICVVGYAVLMLIILLFAGTRGGSLSPETNRRVLLSTAPFLSALITIGVAGSLGDQRGLADARLAPGGGIWMLVGAAVGVVLAVVAWFALKPERA
- the ileS gene encoding isoleucine--tRNA ligase, producing MPYPKSNDASHTGEAFGVTPSPSFPAIEEDVLAFWDADGTFQASIDQREGAPEWVFYDGPPFANGLPHYGHLLTGYAKDLFPRFQTMRGKQVHRRFGWDTHGLPAELEAERQLGITDKSQIEEMGIAEFNAAARDSVLRYTKEWEKYVTRQARWVDFENDYKTLDISFMESVLWAFKQLYDKGLAYEGYRVLPYCWRDQTPLSNHELRMDDDVYKMRQDQTVTVTFPLTGEKAVALGLTDVKALAWTTTPWTLPTNLALVVGPEIEYAVVPAGPKPAGDQAPTGEYLLARDLVASYAKDLGYESADAALAAIGRTIIGAELADVQYERLFDYYADTEAWGTQNAWRILVDDYVTTTDGTGIVHQAPAYGEDDQRVCEAAGIPVILSLDEGGKFLPSVPDVAGQLWSDANKPLTRLLRDNGRLVRQASYEHSYPHCWRCRNPLIYKAVSSWFVRVPAFRDRMVEVNQQINWVPENVKDGQFGKWLANARDWSISRNRYWGSPIPVWKSDDPEYPRVDVYGSLDELERDFGVRPTDLHRPYIDELTRPNPDDPTGRSTMRRITDVFDVWFDSGSMPYAQVHYPFENEKWFDTHNPADFIVEYIGQTRGWFYMMHVLSTALFDRPAFKNVVSHGIVLGSDGQKMSKSLRNYPDVTEVFERDGSDAMRWFLMSSSVLRGGNLIVTEEGIREGVRQLLLPLWNTWYFFSLYANSAIEGGYEASERTDSSDVLDRYILAKLRQLVAQVTEDLENFDSPLAAAKLRDFAEVLTNWYVRRSRDRFWHGVTETGEGREAFDTLYTVLETLSRVAAPLLPLVTERVWKGLTGGRSVHLTDWPVPDAFPQDDALVTAMDRVREISSVAQALRKQSGHRVRLPLANLTVVTPDAASLSDFEEILRDELNVKRVSFVELTENSAVEHGITSKLTVNARAAGPRLGKQVQQAIVAAKNGDWSESDGVVTAGRIPLVEGEYSLVLETASDAGDQAIGLLSGSGFALLDTRLTAELEAEGLARDLVRAVQDTRKAAGFDVSDRICLDVAFASEEDAAAVRWVEDVDIAAETLAVQFTLHTVKELGSAGASAELLAAAAPHAPELIKELDAGEYANEGRVFIAVSRVGKDADA